The Rhodococcus rhodochrous DNA window CACCCAGCATGCTCGGGTCCGCGGTGCTCCTCGCCCTCGGTGGAGTCGCGTCGCTGACGCTGCCCACCGTCGCCGGGATCATCGCGGTCGTCGTCACCGTGGTGGCCGCCCTGATCACCGCCGGAGCCGGCGGATCCGTCGCAGCGCGCGTCGCTGCGGCGACCAAGCCGGAGGAGACGGCCGGCTGCGGTACCTCGTGCGGCGCGTGCAGCCTGCGTGGGGCATGCGAGCCGACCGCCTGACGGTCCTCCCACCGGCAGTCCTCACGCCCAGCGGCGCTCCCGTGCGTAGCGCGGTGTCCACCAGAACCGGTTGAGCACCCGCACCGGTACCGGGAGACTCTTCAGCACTGTGGCCACGCTGTCCTTCGGCGCTCCCTCGAAGAGATAGGGCAGCATTTCGGAGACCTCGCGTTTGTCCAGTTGCCCGAACGCCCGCATCGAGATGTCGTGCCATTCCTCCTTGGTGATGGATTGTTCGATCAAGGGGAAAGCGTCCCGCTCCTCGTGCGC harbors:
- a CDS encoding SdpI family protein, which gives rise to MLIVAVLLFVLALVVGAVGVAALTGKLPRNRWAGVRTPDALRDDEAFALANKVAAPSMLGSAVLLALGGVASLTLPTVAGIIAVVVTVVAALITAGAGGSVAARVAAATKPEETAGCGTSCGACSLRGACEPTA